One window of the Trifolium pratense cultivar HEN17-A07 linkage group LG2, ARS_RC_1.1, whole genome shotgun sequence genome contains the following:
- the LOC123909745 gene encoding uncharacterized protein LOC123909745: MSMREIDLNENIINSNEGNQERQEYYIPDLNANIEELDVGFIQSPSTSILQCSSSRGCLPFDLNDEPVMEDDEQVGDIMQQSNSNNSEYPSDSRSSSQSFDFNDDELEDIMYPSDSHLEEDSVDDVTSSQVTQAPTRKKSLCNEDRMAIYNTLLGKSVEGRLIRGAIDMVKSQFSVSRSTIQRIWKQGRNSGVYVDVSHKLTKNVGRKRIQVDFNRLRDIPMRKRTSIRSTSSAMNMSKSTLHRYLKMGVLRKHSNAVKPFLREENKKSRLQFCISMLDASSLPHDPTFLGMYNIIHIDEKWFQMTKKSQNYYLLPDEEDPLRTCKSKNFIGKVMFLAATARPRFDAEKRVLFDGKIGIFPLVTEEPAKRSSVNRAAGTLETKPITSVTKQVIRSYMIEKVLPAIKEKWPREDRCYPIFIQQDNARTHIDINDEEFCRAASQDGFDIRLMYQPANSPDLNVLDLGYFRAIQSIQHTESPNSIDELVKAVEHSFEIFSPWKSNRIFLSLQMCMIEIMKKRGSNKFKTPHLKIESLERRGQLPTRLKCDAALVQDVLKYLE; the protein is encoded by the exons ATGTCTATGAGAGAAATagatttaaatgaaaatattatcaATTCTAATGAAGGCaaccaagaaagacaagaaTATTATATACCAGATTTGAATGCTAATATAGAAGAGTTAGATGTTGGTTTCATTCAAAGTCCATCCACTTCAATACTTCAATGTTCTTCATCAAGAGGTTGTTTACCTTTTGACTTAAATGATGAGCCAGTCatggaagatgatgaacaaGTAGGAGACATAATGCAacaatcaaattcaaataacaGTGAGTATCCATCAGATTCACGTTCTTCATCACAATCTTTTGACTTCAATGATGATGAGCTAGAAGACATAATGTATCCATCAGATTCACATTTGG AAGAAGATAGTGTCGATGATGTTACAAGTTCACAAGTAACACAAGCACCAACAAGAAAGAAAAGTTTGTGTAATGAGGATAGAATGGCGATATATAATACtcttttgggtaagagtgttgAAGGAAGACTTATAAGAGGGGCCATTGATATGGTTAAATCACAATTTTCAGTTTCAAGATCCACTATTCAGCGTATTTGGAAACAAGGAAGAAATTCTGGTGTCTATGTTGATGTTTCCCACAAACTAACTAAAAATGTTGGTCGTAAGAGAATTCAAGTTGATTTTAATCGACTTCGTGATATTCCTATGCGTAAAAGGACGTCTATTAGATCAACTTCTAGTGCAATGAATATGAGTAAGAGCACTTTGCATAGGTATCTAAAGATGGGAGTTTTACGAAAGCATTCAAATGCCGTGAAGCCTTTTTTAAGGGAAGAGAACAAAAAATCTCGATTGCAATTTTGTATATCAATGCTTGATGCTAGTTCGCTGCCTCATGATCCAACTTTTTTAGGGATGTATAACATCATTCATATAGATGAGAAATGGTTTCAAATGACAAAGAAGTCCCAGAATTATTATTTGCTACCAGATGAAGAAGATCCATTACGCACttgtaaaagtaaaaattttattGGAAAAGTTATGTTCTTAGCCGCTACAGCCCGTCCAAGGTTTGATGCAGAGAAACGTGTACTATTTGATGGAAAAATTGGTATATTTCCTTTAGTCACAGAAGAGCCGGCTAAAAGGAGTAGTGTTAACAGAGCAGCTGGAACACTAGAAACCAAACCAATAACTTCAGTTACTAAACAAGTGATAAGGTCATATATGATTGAAAAGGTTTTACCTGCCATCAAGGAAAAATGGCCAAGAGAGGATAGATGTTATCCAATTTTTATTCAACAAGATAATGCAAGAACACACATTGATATTAACGATGAAGAATTTTGTCGAGCAGCTTCACAAGATGGATTTGATATCCGCTTGATGTATCAACCGGCAAATTCTCCAGATTTAAATGTGTTAGATCTTGGATATTTTAGGGCTATTCAATCAATACAACATACGGAGTCGCCTAACTCTATCGATGAACTTGTGAAAGCTGTTGAACAttcatttgaaatattttcacCATGGAAGTCCAATCGAATTTTTTTAAGTCTGCAGATGTGTATGATCGAAATCATGAAGAAGAGAGGTTCCAACAAATTTAAAACTCCACATTTAAAGATAGAAAGTTTGGAACGTCGAGGACAACTCCCAACCCGATTGAAATGTGATGCAGCATTAGTGCAAGATGTGCTCAAGTATTtagaataa
- the LOC123908049 gene encoding G-type lectin S-receptor-like serine/threonine-protein kinase At1g34300: MYHKFHFLFLTFFLFTAVITAVNPGSTLSASTNQSWSSPSSTFSLRFIPVDPPTSPPSFLAAIVYSGGEPVVWTAGNSTAVDSGGSFQFQSTGNLRLVNGSGNTVWESKTGNQGATSATVDDSGKLGISNGKREIWSSFDHLTDTLLPSQNFSVGKVLKSGDYSFSLSKIGNLSLFWNVSTKFWTHGLNTSVNGSLVNPVLSLTPIGILQLSDVNLNTSVVVAYSSDYADAGSGGSDVLRVLKLDSDGNLRIYSTSRGSSNPIVRWAAVQDQCQVYAFCGNYGICSYNDTNPVCGCPSENFEMISGIRQGCKRKVSLDNCRGNETMLTLDHTQFLTYSPEIESQTFFIGISACRGNCLSGSGACFASTSLSDGTGQCYIKSVDLVSGYHSPALPSTSYVKVCPPLSPNPAPSSGETVKEKISSVPAWVILVVVLGTLLVLVAIEAGLWFWCCRKTARFSVLSAQYALLEYASGAPVQFTYKELQRSTKGFKEKLGAGGFGAVYRGILVNKTVVAVKQLEGIEQGEKQFRMEVATISSTHHLNLVRLIGFCSEGRHRLLVYEFMKNSSLDNFLFPKEEQSGKLLNWEYRYNIALGTARGITYLHEECRDCIVHCDIKPENILLDDNYVAKVSDFGLAKLVNPKDHRHRTLTSVRGTRGYLAPEWIANLPVTSKSDVYSYGMVLLEIVSGKRNFDVSDETNRKKFSIWAYEEFEKGNIKGILDKRLADVEIDMEQVTRAVQVCFWCIQEQPSQRPAMSKVVQMLEGVKEIEKPPPPKLVVEGTVSGTSTYISSNVSAFSTIGASPNVPSASSSSSIQTSGVSNFPSGRNPEKATSFLLQSDP; this comes from the coding sequence atgtACCACAAATTTCACTTTCTATTTTTAACCTTTTTTCTCTTCACCGCCGTCATCACCGCCGTCAACCCTGGTTCCACTCTCTCCGCCTCCACCAACCAATCATGGTCTTCACCAAGCTCCACCTTCTCTTTACGCTTTATCCCCGTCGACCCACCAACCTCTCCTCCTTCTTTCCTCGCCGCCATCGTCTACTCCGGCGGTGAGCCTGTTGTTTGGACCGCCGGTAACTCCACCGCCGTTGACTCCGGTGGGTCATTCCAGTTTCAGTCAACCGGAAACCTTCGTCTTGTAAACGGCTCCGGCAACACTGTCTGGGAATCAAAGACTGGTAATCAAGGTGCCACGTCAGCAACAGTTGATGACAgtggcaaattgggaatttcaaATGGGAAGAGAGAGATTTGGTCAAGTTTTGATCATCTTACTGATACCCTTTTGCCTTCTCAGAATTTTAGTGTTGGTAAGGTTTTGAAATCTGGTGATTATTCTTTTAGTCTTTCAAAGATTGGAAATTTGAGTTTGTTTTGGAATGTAAGTACAAAGTTTTGGACTCATGGTTTGAATACTTCTGTTAATGGAAGTTTGGTTAATCCTGTTTTAAGTTTAACACCTATTGGGATTTTGCAACTTTCTGATGTCAATTTGAATACTTCTGTTGTTGTTGCTTATAGTAGTGATTATGCTGATGCTGGTAGTGGTGGTAGTGATGTTTTGAGGGTTTTGAAATTGGACAGTGATGGGAATTTGAGGATTTATAGTACTTCTAGAGGTAGTTCGAATCCGATTGTGAGATGGGCGGCCGTTCAGGACCAGTGTCAAGTTTATGCTTTTTGTGGGAACTATGGTATATGTAGTTATAATGATACGAATCCTGTTTGCGGTTGTCCTTCGGAGAATTTTGAGATGATTAGTGGTATTAGGCAAGGGTGTAAGAGGAAAGTGAGTCTTGATAATTGTCGAGGGAATGAAACTATGTTGACATTGGATCATACTCAGTTTTTGACTTATTCTCCTGAAATTGAGTCGCAAACGTTTTTCATTGGTATATCGGCATGTAGAGGAAATTGTCTCTCGGGTTCGGGTGCTTGTTTTGCTTCGACTTCTTTGTCGGATGGAACTGGGCAATGTTATATTAAGTCGGTGGATCTTGTGAGTGGTTATCATAGTCCTGCGTTACCTAGTACTTCTTATGTCAAGGTTTGTCCGCCGCTGTCGCCGAATCCAGCGCCCTCTTCGGGGGAGACGGTTAAGGAAAAGATTTCCAGTGTACCTGCTTGGGTTATTTTGGTTGTTGTTTTGGGTACCCTTTTAGTTTTGGTTGCTATTGAAGCTGGTTTATGGTTTTGGTGTTGCAGAAAAACTGCAAGGTTTAGTGTATTATCGGCTCAGTATGCACTTCTTGAGTATGCTTCCGGTGCACCGGTTCAGTTCACATACAAGGAGCTCCAGCGCTCGACAAAAGGGTTCAAGGAGAAGCTCGGAGCCGGTGGATTTGGTGCTGTGTATAGAGGAATTCTTGTTAACAAAACTGTTGTCGCAGTGAAACAGCTTGAAGGAATTGAGCAAGGTGAGAAACAGTTTAGGATGGAAGTTGCAACTATAAGCAGTACTCATCATCTTAATTTAGTGAGGCTTATCGGCTTTTGCTCTGAAGGACGCCACAGGCTTTTAGTCTACGAGTTCATGAAAAATAGTTCTCTGGATAATTTTTTATTCCCAAAAGAAGAACAATCGGGAAAACTGTTGAATTGGGAGTATCGGTACAATATTGCACTTGGCACTGCAAGAGGAATCACGTACCTTCATGAGGAGTGTCGCGACTGCATAGTCCACTGCGATATCAAACCTGAAAACATCCTCTTGGATGATAATTACGTCGCTAAAGTCTCTGATTTCGGTCTTGCAAAGCTCGTTAATCCGAAGGACCACAGACACAGAACCTTGACAAGCGTAAGAGGAACAAGAGGATATTTAGCCCCTGAATGGATTGCAAATCTTCCTGTAACATCGAAATCAGATGTTTACAGCTATGGCATGGTTTTGTTAGAGATTGTGAGTGGAAAGAGGAACTTTGATGTCTCTGACGAAACAAATAGGAAGAAATTCTCCATTTGGGCCTATGAAGAGTTTGAGAAAGGTAACATCAAAGGAATTTTAGACAAAAGACTTGCAGATGTAGAAATTGATATGGAGCAAGTTACGAGAGCGGTTCAAGTATGCTTTTGGTGCATTCAAGAGCAACCGTCGCAAAGACCAGCGATGAGCAAAGTTGTTCAAATGCTAGAAGGagtaaaagaaattgagaagcCACCTCCTCCTAAATTAGTTGTAGAAGGAACTGTTAGTGGAACTAGCACCTACATTAGTAGCAATGTTAGTGCATTTTCCACAATTGGAGCCTCACCAAATGTTCCTTCcgcttcatcatcttcatcaatccAGACTAGTGGTGTTTCAAACTTCCCCTCGGGAAGAAACCCCGAGAAGGCAACTTCATTTCTTTTGCAGTCAGATCCATGA
- the LOC123908553 gene encoding protein DETOXIFICATION 54, whose translation MDHNNKDHDFFLHKFPTTSQVVEELKELWSMALPITAMNMLVFVRAVVSVLFLGRLGSLELAGGALSIGFTNITGYSVLVGLASGLEPVCSQAFGSKNWELLSLSLQRMVFILLMAIIPISLLWLNLEKIMLFMGQDSKITEMAAIYCFYSLPDLLTNTLLQPLRVFLRSQKVTKPMMYCSLIAVVFHVPLNYFLVVVMEFGVPGVAMASVLTNMNMVVLMAGYVGLFRKKEMMLKWPGCGGGGMMMMVVGDGLGELMKLAVPSCLMICLEWWWYEIVTVLAGYLDNPTLAVAATGILIQTTSMMYTVPMALAGCVSARVGNELGAGKPYKAKLAAMVALGCAFVMGFINVTWTVILRYGWAGLFTNDEPVKALVASVMPIMGLCELGNCPQTTGCGILRGTARPVIGANINLGSFYFVGTPVAVGLAFWFKIGFSGLWFGLLSAQVACALSILYVVIVRTDWEAEALKAEKLTRVEMGICNGSKNKDNKKDEECMGLLENGNGNKIDIC comes from the exons ATGGATCATAATAATAAAGACCATGATTTCTTTTTACACAAGTTCCCAACAACCTCTcag GTGGTGGAAGAGTTGAAGGAACTTTGGAGTATGGCTTTACCAATAACAGCTATGAACATGTTGGTTTTCGTACGAGCCGTCGTTTCCGTCCTCTTCCTCGGCCGCCTTGGTAGCTTAGAGCTAGCTGGTGGTGCACTGTCCATAGGTTTCACAAACATAACAGGGTACTCTGTTCTCGTCGGTCTCGCCTCCGGTCTTGAACCGGTTTGTAGCCAAGCATTTGGCAGCAAAAACTGGGAACTACTTTCACTTTCACTACAACGCATGGTTTTCATACTTCTCATGGCAATCATACCCATAAGTCTTCTTTGGCTTAACCTTGAAAAAATCATGCTTTTTATGGGACAAGATAGTAAAATAACTGAAATGGCTGCAATATATTGTTTCTATTCTCTCCCAGACCTTTTAACAAACACTTTGTTACAACCTTTGAGGGTTTTTTTAAGGTCACAAAAAGTGACAAAACCTATGATGTATTGTTCCCTTATAGCAGTTGTTTTTCATGTGCCTTTGAATTATTTCTTGGTAGTGGTTATGGAATTTGGTGTGCCGGGTGTGGCGATGGCGTCCGTGTTAACGAATATGAACATGGTGGTGTTGATGGCGGGGTATGTCGGGTTATTTAGGAAGAAAGAGATGATGTTGAAATGGCCGGGTTGCGGCGGTGGagggatgatgatgatggttgtGGGGGATGGTTTAGGGGAGTTAATGAAATTGGCTGTTCCTAGTTGTCTTatgatatgtttggaatggtGGTGGTATGAGATTGTTACTGTTTTGGCTGGTTATTTGGATAATCCAACATTGGCTGTTGCTGCTACTGGAATTTTGATTCAAACAACTAGTATGATGTATACTGTCCCTATGGCACTTGCTGGATGTGTTTCTGCTAGG GTAGGGAATGAGCTTGGAGCTGGTAAACCATACAAAGCAAAGCTAGCAGCTATGGTTGCATTAGGATGTGCATTTGTGATGGGCTTCATCAATGTGACATGGACCGTAATCCTTAGATACGGATGGGCCGGGCTTTTTACAAACGACGAGCCAGTCAAAGCCTTAGTTGCATCAGTCATGCCAATTATGGGCCTGTGTGAACTCGGAAACTGCCCGCAAACAACCGGCTGTGGTATCCTCCGTGGCACAGCCCGACCTGTCATAGGGGCCAACATCAACTTGGGATCATTCTACTTTGTAGGTACTCCGGTGGCTGTGGGCTTAGCATTTTGGTTCAAAATTGGGTTTAGCGGGCTTTGGTTTGGGCTTTTGTCTGCACAGGTGGCATGTGCTTTGTCAATTCTATATGTTGTTATTGTACGTACTGATTGGGAAGCTGAGGCTTTGAAGGCAGAGAAGCTAACAAGGGTAGAGATGGGGATTTGCAATGGAAGTAAGAATAAAGACAACAAGAAAGATGAAGAATGCATGGGTTTGTTAGAGAATGGAAATGGTAACAAAATTGACATTTGCTAA